One region of Campylobacter concisus genomic DNA includes:
- a CDS encoding lipid-binding SYLF domain-containing protein — protein sequence MKFLFSILLFFSIGFASEELVLDSANSFITTMRGARNAPIKELIEQSKATIIFPSIKKVGFVVGGMGGDGIMVVGNINSPSEILPVSISGGSIGIQLGYEDSSLVLFIFKDSIIHDIKDAKITLDTKLSVAFGDIGRNYSKVSDFKFSSDIYAYAANDGFFAGASFGGAVISAREEILKQSGYAYEQLIASASKLLGD from the coding sequence ATGAAATTTCTTTTTTCAATTTTATTATTTTTCTCAATTGGCTTTGCCAGCGAGGAGCTCGTGCTAGACTCGGCAAACTCGTTTATAACAACGATGAGAGGCGCTAGAAACGCTCCTATAAAAGAGCTAATCGAGCAGTCAAAAGCAACGATCATCTTTCCAAGTATTAAAAAGGTCGGTTTTGTAGTTGGTGGTATGGGTGGAGATGGCATTATGGTTGTTGGCAACATTAACTCGCCAAGTGAAATTTTACCAGTTAGCATAAGTGGCGGCAGTATCGGTATACAGCTTGGTTATGAAGATAGTTCACTTGTACTTTTTATATTTAAAGATAGCATTATCCACGATATTAAAGATGCCAAGATCACGCTTGATACAAAGCTTTCAGTAGCTTTTGGTGACATTGGACGCAATTACAGCAAAGTAAGCGATTTTAAATTTTCAAGTGATATTTACGCATATGCCGCAAATGATGGTTTCTTTGCGGGAGCTAGCTTTGGTGGAGCAGTCATCAGTGCAAGAGAAGAAATTTTAAAGCAAAGTGGCTATGCCTATGAACAGCTAATAGCCTCTGCATCTAAACTTTTAGGAGATTAA
- the acpS gene encoding holo-ACP synthase: MIGIDIIKIDRISRLKARYGELFLKKFLSDDEITLAKNDATLAGFWAAKEAASKALGVGISKECGFLDIMLSKDARNAPKIKFSTKIYTNFNIKEASLSITHDGGFAVAAVMIV; this comes from the coding sequence ATGATAGGTATTGATATCATTAAAATAGATAGAATTTCTAGACTTAAAGCTCGTTATGGCGAGCTTTTTTTAAAAAAATTTCTTAGTGATGACGAGATCACGCTAGCAAAAAACGATGCGACTTTGGCTGGATTTTGGGCGGCCAAAGAAGCAGCTAGCAAAGCCCTTGGTGTGGGCATCAGCAAAGAGTGTGGCTTTTTAGACATTATGCTCAGTAAAGACGCAAGAAACGCACCAAAGATAAAATTTAGCACAAAAATTTATACAAATTTTAATATCAAAGAAGCAAGCCTTAGCATAACTCACGATGGCGGATTTGCCGTAGCTGCAGTGATGATTGTCTAA
- a CDS encoding TlpA family protein disulfide reductase: MTLKRAIITSLCIFAFFGCGDENKQKKEQNTSEQTQGKILDKNANKDENLSKDSLTPKMSENTQENEIKEINLKLLNGTTMQITKRSNGFDVKDGKKATLYVFFATWCPPCKAEIPHLNNLSEKFKNELDIVGVLLEDKSEDEVKDFAQKYKIKYEVAVGEGNFLFEKAMGGIKGLPASALFKANGDYVQGYIGLVPEEMLENDINRATK; the protein is encoded by the coding sequence ATGACATTAAAACGAGCAATTATAACATCACTTTGCATTTTTGCATTTTTTGGATGCGGCGACGAGAACAAGCAAAAAAAAGAGCAAAATACAAGCGAACAAACGCAAGGCAAAATTTTAGATAAAAATGCCAACAAAGATGAAAATTTAAGCAAAGACTCACTCACTCCAAAAATGAGTGAAAATACCCAAGAAAACGAGATAAAAGAGATAAATCTAAAGCTACTAAATGGCACAACTATGCAGATTACAAAAAGAAGTAATGGCTTTGACGTAAAAGATGGTAAAAAAGCAACGCTTTACGTATTTTTCGCCACTTGGTGTCCTCCGTGCAAGGCTGAGATCCCGCACTTAAACAACCTAAGCGAGAAATTTAAAAACGAACTAGATATCGTTGGTGTGCTACTTGAAGATAAAAGTGAAGATGAAGTAAAAGATTTTGCTCAAAAATATAAAATAAAATATGAAGTCGCGGTTGGCGAGGGAAATTTTTTATTTGAAAAAGCGATGGGCGGCATAAAAGGCTTGCCTGCGTCAGCACTTTTTAAAGCAAATGGTGACTACGTTCAGGGCTACATCGGTCTTGTGCCTGAAGAGATGCTTGAAAACGACATAAATAGGGCAACAAAATAA
- the fliL gene encoding flagellar basal body-associated protein FliL yields the protein MAEEVEEKKAKKGGNGALMIIIIAIFVLLLVIGGLVAFLMLSSDEPKEANMAQTPAQTQTQSMPAQNKAKHGSNDYSNMGPIYPLDQFIVNLLSENGSRFLKTKIDMEQSDELLTPELDKKKALLRDIIIRTLSSKTYEEVSTAKGKDRLKDEIVGKLNEVLNDGYIKNIFFTDFVVQ from the coding sequence ATGGCTGAAGAAGTTGAAGAGAAAAAGGCAAAAAAAGGTGGCAATGGTGCATTAATGATAATTATCATTGCGATATTTGTTTTGCTGCTAGTTATTGGAGGGCTAGTCGCGTTTTTGATGCTTAGTTCTGACGAGCCAAAAGAGGCAAATATGGCGCAAACACCAGCTCAGACTCAAACGCAGTCCATGCCAGCTCAAAATAAGGCAAAGCATGGTAGCAACGACTATTCAAATATGGGACCGATATATCCGCTTGATCAGTTTATTGTAAATTTGCTTAGCGAAAATGGCTCAAGATTTCTTAAAACCAAGATTGATATGGAGCAAAGCGATGAGTTGCTAACTCCTGAGCTTGATAAGAAAAAGGCACTTTTAAGAGATATTATTATAAGAACACTTTCATCAAAAACCTACGAAGAAGTAAGCACTGCAAAAGGCAAAGATAGGCTAAAAGACGAGATCGTCGGCAAGCTAAATGAAGTGCTAAATGATGGCTACATCAAAAACATATTTTTTACTGATTTTGTGGTGCAATGA
- a CDS encoding 2-hydroxyglutaryl-CoA dehydratase codes for MKVKLKAGVDISSLELRELSAFDGLEKDTIYDVLLMEMHEDKVKFIIVYNKDDFDGICGFNAELFDIIDGSIPNRWNVVRIEDALSVAPKNINYENFWSDLQEIFEDDLNFREKEKRYCFAFRNYVVEFAGFIDFKIYKSEFRKIFNDYQDPSIKAIGVDTQEDGYVVCPHCYNAEQVSAELGVIKCEKCHQEYNNPIAKICPSGISVLDE; via the coding sequence TTGAAAGTAAAACTAAAAGCGGGCGTTGATATTTCATCGCTTGAACTTCGCGAGCTAAGCGCATTTGATGGGCTTGAGAAAGATACTATTTATGATGTTTTGCTGATGGAGATGCATGAAGACAAAGTAAAATTTATCATCGTGTATAACAAGGATGATTTTGATGGTATTTGCGGATTTAATGCTGAGCTTTTTGATATTATTGATGGCAGTATCCCAAATAGATGGAATGTTGTTAGGATAGAGGATGCCTTAAGCGTTGCTCCAAAAAATATTAATTATGAAAATTTTTGGTCGGATTTGCAAGAAATTTTTGAAGATGATCTAAATTTTAGAGAGAAAGAGAAGAGATATTGTTTTGCGTTCAGAAATTATGTAGTTGAATTTGCTGGTTTTATTGATTTTAAAATTTATAAAAGCGAATTTAGAAAAATCTTTAATGACTATCAAGACCCAAGTATCAAAGCTATCGGAGTAGATACGCAAGAAGATGGCTACGTGGTTTGTCCGCATTGCTACAATGCTGAGCAGGTAAGTGCAGAACTAGGTGTCATAAAGTGCGAAAAATGCCACCAAGAGTATAACAACCCAATTGCTAAAATTTGTCCAAGTGGGATATCGGTGCTTGATGAGTAA
- the ftsY gene encoding signal recognition particle-docking protein FtsY, which yields MLDFLKKGLEKTFGAISSAKKSKKIDKESLEEILIEADVAYEIVEEILYYLPPQDEVSRADLRRVMSSYFIYENERVIEPDKPFVDLILGVNGAGKTTTIAKLANLYKNNGKSVILGACDTFRAGAIEQLRQWSIRLNVPIVATQQGHDPSAVAYDTISSALAKGIDRVILDTAGRLQNQTNLANELEKIVRISKKAYEKAPHRKILILDGTQGNAGVAQAKAFNDIVSLDGVIITKLDGTAKGGALFGVARELELPIFYIGVGESMDDIIKFNPDEFLDELMDAIFE from the coding sequence ATGCTTGATTTTCTAAAAAAAGGCCTTGAGAAGACTTTTGGAGCGATAAGCTCAGCGAAGAAGTCAAAAAAGATAGACAAAGAGAGTTTAGAAGAAATTTTGATTGAAGCTGACGTAGCTTACGAGATCGTGGAAGAAATTTTATACTACTTGCCGCCTCAAGATGAAGTAAGCAGAGCCGATCTAAGACGTGTTATGAGCAGCTACTTTATCTACGAAAATGAGCGTGTGATCGAGCCTGATAAGCCATTTGTCGATCTCATCCTTGGCGTAAATGGCGCTGGCAAGACAACCACAATCGCAAAGCTTGCAAATTTATATAAAAATAACGGTAAAAGCGTTATTTTAGGCGCTTGTGATACATTTAGAGCTGGAGCGATCGAGCAGCTACGCCAATGGTCAATTAGACTAAATGTGCCAATAGTCGCCACACAGCAAGGGCACGATCCTTCGGCTGTTGCTTACGATACGATTAGTTCAGCCCTTGCAAAAGGTATCGACCGAGTCATCCTTGACACAGCCGGCAGACTTCAAAACCAGACAAATTTAGCAAACGAGCTAGAAAAGATCGTTCGTATTAGCAAAAAAGCTTACGAAAAAGCGCCTCACCGCAAAATTTTGATTCTTGATGGAACGCAAGGTAACGCCGGAGTTGCACAAGCAAAAGCATTTAACGATATCGTCTCGCTTGATGGTGTTATCATCACAAAGCTTGACGGCACTGCAAAGGGTGGAGCACTATTTGGCGTGGCAAGAGAGCTTGAGCTACCTATATTTTATATAGGCGTTGGCGAGAGCATGGATGATATCATCAAATTTAATCCAGACGAATTTTTAGACGAGCTAATGGACGCCATTTTTGAGTAG
- a CDS encoding DUF945 family protein, with translation MKKVISALIVVIVVAIGAVYFASNEVEKNYQRIVNDLNNINGFKISNNNYKKGFFGSKGSFDFSVSKDLLENIFGKNVNEDLVFKVENEISHTVLAFIDGFEIDSKISIQNDMIKNIIATFMGSNVIATTKTKVSLTGDKDVDIKFSNIEFNDKQKTAVNTKDIKIGMTLDSKDSINSLKVEADKIALKDFSEYNKVDLNIEGFYIDSSYKEPVKFSKILESQLVPYLAKVKFKRVSFASNDISNILIDDFRYDSKFEISNDLGRSDDVIKIGIVAVDKVKYTDFVFDSKIANINVPALNNVLEKLNNLNNEENYNVLAGLNFDEIIDQILEKNPSIKIDTLSFKKGDKTLKLNLDAAVNGFKKGTNQSEIFDKLSLSGKISVDESLTNFFDTLVPEVAFVEPTLISAGYFKEEDKKVISEFKYDPNKKDIIFNGKVGLQNFFMGF, from the coding sequence ATGAAAAAGGTGATATCTGCTTTAATCGTAGTTATCGTGGTAGCCATTGGAGCGGTTTATTTTGCTTCAAATGAGGTAGAGAAAAACTATCAAAGGATAGTGAATGATCTAAACAATATTAATGGCTTTAAAATTTCTAATAACAATTACAAAAAAGGTTTTTTTGGCTCAAAAGGATCATTTGATTTTAGTGTTTCAAAAGATCTTTTGGAAAATATATTTGGTAAAAATGTAAATGAGGATTTGGTTTTTAAAGTAGAAAATGAAATTTCTCATACAGTGCTTGCTTTTATAGATGGCTTTGAAATAGACTCAAAAATTTCTATCCAAAACGATATGATTAAAAACATTATCGCAACATTTATGGGATCAAATGTCATTGCAACAACTAAAACAAAAGTTAGCTTAACTGGCGATAAAGATGTAGATATCAAATTTAGCAATATTGAATTTAACGATAAGCAAAAAACTGCCGTTAATACAAAAGATATAAAGATTGGTATGACGCTTGATTCAAAAGATAGTATAAACAGCTTAAAGGTTGAAGCAGATAAGATTGCTTTGAAAGATTTTAGTGAGTACAACAAAGTTGATCTAAATATCGAAGGATTTTATATTGACTCAAGTTATAAAGAGCCGGTTAAGTTTTCAAAAATTTTAGAGAGTCAGCTTGTACCTTATTTGGCAAAAGTTAAATTTAAAAGGGTGTCTTTCGCATCTAATGATATAAGTAATATCTTGATAGATGACTTTAGGTATGACTCAAAATTTGAAATCTCAAATGATCTTGGAAGATCAGACGATGTTATAAAAATAGGTATAGTAGCAGTTGATAAAGTAAAATATACAGACTTTGTCTTTGATAGCAAAATCGCAAATATCAATGTACCTGCATTAAATAATGTATTAGAAAAGCTTAATAATTTAAATAATGAAGAAAATTATAATGTTTTGGCTGGATTAAATTTTGATGAGATAATAGATCAAATCTTAGAAAAGAATCCAAGTATAAAAATAGATACATTAAGCTTTAAAAAAGGAGATAAGACTTTAAAGCTAAATTTGGATGCAGCAGTAAATGGCTTTAAAAAGGGAACAAATCAGTCAGAAATTTTTGATAAATTATCTCTTAGCGGAAAAATAAGTGTCGATGAAAGTCTGACGAATTTTTTTGATACATTAGTGCCAGAAGTAGCTTTTGTTGAGCCTACTTTGATATCTGCTGGATATTTTAAGGAAGAGGACAAAAAAGTAATAAGCGAATTTAAATATGATCCAAACAAAAAAGATATTATATTTAATGGAAAAGTTGGACTTCAAAATTTCTTTATGGGTTTTTAA
- the radA gene encoding DNA repair protein RadA, giving the protein MAKAKPVFECQACGNQQAKWLGKCPQCGAWDSFVELSQQEIKISKEIAKSTSAPSKAISIDEVEIQNFTRFSTKDSELDLVLGGGVVEGSLVLIGGSPGIGKSTLLLKIGSNLAKDGKKTLYVSGEESQSQIKMRADRLNAVDKNLYLLTEICLEDILLEVQKSDYKVLVIDSIQTLYSQNITSAPGSITQVREITFELMRLAKSQNICVFIIGHITKEGSIAGPRVLEHMVDVVLYFEGDASRELRILRGFKNRFGSTSEVGIFEMSQHGLVSANEVSSKFFTRGGAMSGSAITIIMEGSRALSIEIQALVCESAYPKRSSTGFEKNRLDMLLALLERKLEIPLGHYDVFINVSGGVKISETAADLAVIAAIISSFKNRPISKDSVFIGELSLNGEIREIFNLDQRLKEAKTQKFKNAIIPNKPLDTQGLKCFYAKDITQVLEWM; this is encoded by the coding sequence ATGGCAAAAGCAAAGCCAGTTTTTGAGTGTCAAGCCTGCGGTAATCAGCAGGCAAAGTGGCTGGGCAAATGCCCACAATGTGGGGCTTGGGATAGCTTTGTCGAGCTTAGCCAGCAAGAGATAAAGATAAGTAAAGAGATAGCAAAAAGCACTAGCGCACCTAGCAAAGCCATAAGCATAGACGAAGTTGAAATTCAAAATTTTACGAGATTTAGCACAAAAGATAGCGAGCTAGACCTTGTTCTTGGTGGTGGCGTTGTCGAGGGCTCGCTTGTTTTAATAGGCGGCAGCCCGGGCATCGGCAAATCAACCCTGCTTCTAAAAATCGGCTCAAATTTAGCAAAAGACGGCAAAAAAACGCTCTATGTAAGTGGCGAAGAGAGCCAAAGCCAGATAAAAATGAGAGCTGACAGGCTAAATGCGGTGGATAAAAATTTATACCTACTAACTGAAATTTGCCTAGAAGATATCCTACTAGAAGTGCAAAAGAGCGACTACAAGGTGCTTGTGATAGACTCCATACAAACGCTTTATAGCCAAAATATAACCTCCGCTCCAGGCTCGATCACGCAGGTTCGCGAGATCACATTTGAGCTGATGAGGCTTGCAAAGAGCCAAAATATCTGCGTTTTCATCATCGGACACATAACCAAAGAGGGTTCGATCGCAGGGCCAAGAGTGCTTGAGCACATGGTCGATGTGGTGCTTTATTTCGAAGGCGACGCGAGTAGAGAGCTGAGAATTTTGCGTGGGTTTAAAAACCGCTTTGGCTCGACAAGCGAGGTTGGTATATTTGAGATGAGCCAGCACGGACTTGTGAGCGCAAATGAGGTATCGAGTAAATTTTTCACACGTGGCGGGGCGATGAGTGGTAGCGCGATCACTATCATAATGGAAGGCTCAAGAGCACTTAGCATCGAAATTCAAGCCCTTGTTTGCGAAAGCGCCTATCCAAAGCGAAGCTCGACTGGCTTTGAGAAAAACCGCCTGGATATGCTGCTAGCCCTACTTGAGCGAAAGCTTGAAATTCCACTTGGGCACTACGACGTCTTTATAAATGTTTCAGGTGGCGTTAAGATAAGCGAGACTGCAGCCGATCTAGCCGTCATCGCAGCGATAATAAGTAGCTTCAAAAACCGCCCTATCAGCAAGGACAGCGTCTTCATCGGAGAGCTAAGCCTAAATGGCGAGATAAGAGAAATTTTCAACCTCGATCAGCGTCTAAAAGAGGCAAAAACGCAGAAATTTAAAAACGCGATCATCCCAAACAAACCGCTTGACACGCAAGGTCTAAAGTGCTTTTACGCCAAAGATATCACGCAAGTACTTGAATGGATGTAG
- a CDS encoding 5-formyltetrahydrofolate cyclo-ligase — translation MSVNLEKNEFRKNARANLMKLTKFKAKCSHCKATKTLLNLINFTNSKKVLFYLPLNYEVDVLKVRRNLSRKCEIFAPFMVGLSLKMVRLRLPFITYKFNVRQPSGKKMDNVRLDMAVVPAIGVDGAMARIGHGKGFYDRFFDSLPIKPKRIVFLEIKDFYTKDVLSNAQDAVADFYITPNKNYIKRGINDRGFNRLRSRCGGRWSRVSIR, via the coding sequence ATGAGCGTTAATTTAGAAAAAAATGAATTTAGAAAAAATGCAAGAGCAAATTTGATGAAACTTACTAAATTTAAGGCCAAATGCTCGCACTGTAAAGCTACAAAAACGCTTTTAAATTTGATAAATTTTACAAATTCTAAGAAAGTATTGTTTTATTTGCCACTTAACTACGAAGTCGATGTGCTTAAAGTAAGGCGAAATTTATCACGTAAATGTGAAATTTTTGCCCCTTTTATGGTAGGTCTTAGCTTAAAGATGGTAAGATTGCGACTGCCATTTATAACTTATAAATTTAATGTCAGACAGCCATCTGGCAAAAAAATGGATAATGTTAGACTTGATATGGCGGTAGTTCCAGCGATTGGGGTTGATGGAGCTATGGCTAGGATAGGGCATGGAAAAGGATTTTATGATAGATTTTTTGACTCTTTGCCTATTAAGCCAAAACGGATAGTTTTTCTTGAGATAAAAGACTTTTACACCAAAGATGTGCTTTCAAATGCACAAGACGCGGTAGCAGACTTTTATATAACCCCAAATAAAAATTATATAAAAAGAGGAATAAATGATAGAGGTTTTAATAGGCTTAGGAGCCGGTGTGGCGGGCGTTGGAGCAGGGTATCTATACGCTAA
- a CDS encoding DedA family protein encodes MQDIISSVSTYGYIVLFFYSLGGGMVALIAAGILSFAGKMDITLSIIIAAVANTIGDTLIFYVARFNKNSLMPYIKNHKRKLAYAGILAKKHGDKIIFIKKFIYGVKTLVPIALGLTKYSFYKFSIINLISSVLWAIIIGFASFKAGDYFVGVSDYLGEHGYIMPIAMVCLLLGIWFFLQHITKRRKA; translated from the coding sequence ATGCAAGATATCATAAGCTCAGTTTCAACATACGGCTATATTGTATTGTTTTTTTATAGTCTTGGTGGTGGCATGGTTGCATTAATCGCCGCTGGAATTTTAAGTTTTGCTGGCAAGATGGATATCACTCTTAGTATAATTATCGCTGCTGTGGCAAATACAATCGGTGACACACTAATTTTTTATGTCGCAAGATTTAATAAAAACTCACTTATGCCTTATATCAAAAATCATAAAAGAAAGCTTGCTTATGCAGGAATTTTGGCTAAAAAACACGGCGATAAGATAATATTTATCAAGAAATTTATCTACGGCGTCAAAACTTTGGTTCCTATCGCACTTGGACTTACGAAGTATTCATTTTATAAATTTAGTATTATAAATTTGATCTCGTCAGTGCTTTGGGCGATCATTATCGGATTTGCCAGCTTTAAAGCGGGTGATTATTTTGTAGGTGTAAGCGACTATCTTGGCGAGCATGGATATATTATGCCTATTGCCATGGTTTGTTTGTTGCTTGGAATTTGGTTTTTTTTACAACATATTACAAAAAGGAGAAAAGCATGA
- the rny gene encoding ribonuclease Y → MIEVLIGLGAGVAGVGAGYLYAKKINDANYNIFLEQAKAKAKAIEYEAELTLKNSKISVQEAEFEAKKRYDDKTTKLQKEYASKFDELAKKEKILLNEQELLDESKELFEKDKQDAKITYEEGLNLKATYQNKVEEAIRVLEHAAGLTEEEAREVVLKKVEEKSRADIAHIVRKYEEEAKREAKKRVNYILAQATSRFAGEFAAERLINVVNIKNDELKGRIIGKEGRNIKTLEMVLGVDIIIDDTPHAIILSSFNLYRRAIATRVIELLVEDGRIQPARIEDLHKKVTEEFEQSIQEEGENIVMDLGLNKIHPEIVKLIGKLKFRASYGQNALAHSLEVAHLAGIIAAECGGDEKLAKRAGILHDIGKALTHEYEGSHVDLGAEICKRYKEHPVVINAIYAHHGHEEATSIESAAVCAADALSAARPGARREVLESFLKRVEEIENIAKSKDGIKQAYAINAGREIRVIANAKLINDDEAVLVAKEIAQEIESKVQYPGEIKVSVIRETRAVDFAK, encoded by the coding sequence ATGATAGAGGTTTTAATAGGCTTAGGAGCCGGTGTGGCGGGCGTTGGAGCAGGGTATCTATACGCTAAAAAGATAAATGATGCAAACTACAACATCTTCTTAGAACAAGCAAAAGCAAAAGCAAAAGCAATAGAATACGAAGCTGAACTAACGCTTAAAAATTCTAAAATTTCAGTACAAGAGGCCGAATTTGAGGCTAAAAAAAGATACGATGACAAGACGACAAAGCTTCAAAAAGAGTATGCGAGTAAATTTGATGAACTAGCCAAAAAAGAGAAAATTTTGCTAAATGAGCAAGAGCTTTTAGACGAAAGTAAAGAGCTTTTTGAAAAGGATAAGCAAGATGCAAAAATAACTTACGAAGAGGGTTTAAATTTAAAAGCAACTTATCAAAATAAGGTAGAAGAGGCGATAAGGGTACTTGAGCATGCTGCTGGCTTAACAGAGGAAGAAGCTAGAGAAGTGGTGCTTAAAAAGGTTGAGGAAAAATCTCGTGCAGATATCGCTCATATAGTTAGAAAGTATGAAGAAGAAGCAAAAAGAGAAGCCAAAAAGAGGGTTAATTATATCTTGGCGCAGGCCACGTCAAGATTTGCTGGAGAATTTGCGGCTGAGCGTCTGATAAATGTCGTAAATATTAAAAACGATGAGCTAAAAGGTAGGATCATTGGCAAAGAAGGACGTAACATCAAGACCCTTGAAATGGTGCTTGGCGTTGATATCATCATCGACGACACGCCTCATGCGATCATCTTAAGCAGCTTTAACCTTTACAGACGTGCGATCGCAACAAGAGTGATCGAGCTTTTGGTAGAGGATGGAAGAATCCAACCTGCTAGGATAGAAGACCTTCACAAAAAAGTGACTGAAGAATTTGAGCAAAGCATACAAGAAGAGGGCGAAAACATCGTCATGGATCTTGGTCTAAATAAAATTCATCCAGAGATCGTAAAACTAATAGGCAAGCTTAAATTTAGAGCGAGCTACGGTCAAAATGCCTTGGCTCACAGCCTTGAAGTAGCTCACCTTGCTGGCATCATTGCAGCTGAGTGTGGTGGAGATGAGAAGCTTGCAAAAAGAGCTGGCATACTTCACGATATCGGCAAGGCGCTAACTCACGAGTATGAGGGCAGCCACGTTGATCTTGGAGCTGAAATTTGCAAACGCTACAAAGAGCATCCAGTAGTTATCAACGCTATCTACGCTCACCACGGCCACGAAGAGGCAACAAGTATAGAAAGTGCGGCTGTTTGCGCAGCTGACGCACTAAGTGCGGCTCGTCCAGGTGCAAGGCGTGAGGTGCTTGAGAGCTTCCTAAAGCGTGTCGAAGAGATCGAAAACATCGCAAAAAGTAAAGATGGCATCAAGCAAGCTTATGCAATAAATGCAGGCCGTGAAATTCGCGTCATAGCAAACGCTAAGCTCATAAACGATGATGAAGCCGTACTTGTAGCAAAAGAGATAGCTCAAGAGATCGAGAGCAAGGTGCAGTATCCTGGCGAGATAAAAGTAAGCGTCATCAGAGAGACTCGTGCTGTTGATTTTGCAAAATAA
- a CDS encoding VanZ family protein produces the protein MSRVKFLSKICFFIALLAIDFLAFTPKSPTIIENSWDKANHFLAFCVLYILLYLGYEFKIFKNLAILLAFGVQIELVQAFLPNRSFSLLDIVADMIGAAFGVIVVEILKRIIYGKSKASF, from the coding sequence TTGAGTAGGGTAAAATTTCTTAGTAAAATTTGCTTTTTTATCGCTCTTTTGGCGATCGATTTTCTTGCATTTACTCCAAAATCTCCTACTATCATCGAAAATTCGTGGGATAAAGCAAATCATTTTTTAGCTTTTTGCGTCCTATACATCCTGCTCTATCTTGGCTATGAGTTTAAAATTTTTAAAAATTTAGCCATACTTTTAGCCTTTGGTGTGCAAATAGAACTCGTTCAAGCATTTTTACCAAACAGGAGCTTTAGCTTGCTTGACATCGTGGCTGACATGATCGGAGCGGCTTTTGGAGTGATAGTAGTTGAAATTTTAAAAAGGATAATTTATGGCAAAAGCAAAGCCAGTTTTTGA